Part of the Cytophagales bacterium genome is shown below.
GGAATCGGAGAAACGGAGAGAAAGAAAACGAAGCAATTCACCGATTCACCCATTCACCCATTCACCGATTCGGTAAGGAATAGTGGCGGGGGAGATTTAGAGGGGGCTTCTTTACAATATGCAGGCGCCTACCGCCCGCTTTTTTTAGTCAGAAATGGGGAATTATCTGAAATAAAAGGAGACCGGTTTTCGATTGGAGGACTTCAAATAGACAGAAAACGCAAATTCACCAATCATACCCTGGATATACAAAAAGGAGATAGTATTTATATTTTTACCGATGGATTTGTTGACCAATTTGGCGGAGTCAAAGGCAAGAGATTTATGTCTAAA
Proteins encoded:
- a CDS encoding SpoIIE family protein phosphatase, with protein sequence GIGETERKKTKQFTDSPIHPFTDSVRNSGGGDLEGASLQYAGAYRPLFLVRNGELSEIKGDRFSIGGLQIDRKRKFTNHTLDIQKGDSIYIFTDGFVDQFGGVKGKRFMSKRFKEFLQDIQDVNIREQGKVLDETIEKWRGNEEQIDDILVIGIRF